Proteins encoded in a region of the Zea mays cultivar B73 chromosome 2, Zm-B73-REFERENCE-NAM-5.0, whole genome shotgun sequence genome:
- the LOC103649185 gene encoding protein FAR-RED IMPAIRED RESPONSE 1-like: MEFISSMQESRIPQHCIMDYVSEMHGGPESVPVTAQDMYNLKKAKQRERNANDVAKLLSFFASCKKDNPQFFSDFQLDKEGKILSIFWSHASQQGDYIDFGDAVTFDTTHKTNLYEKPLGMFVGSNHHLHCTIFAFALLGDETVDTFEWVFNAFKTCMGTEGPRVMLTGTTDNNELNVYTSTMA, translated from the exons ATGGAGTTCATAAGTTCAATGCAAGAGAGTCGAATCCCGCAACATTGTATTATGGATTATGTATCAGAAATGCACGGTGGTCCTGAGAGTGTGCCTGTAACAGCACAGGACATGTATAACCT GAAAAAGGCAAAGCAACGAGaaagaaatgcaaatgatgtgGCAAAGCTACTATCCTTTTTTGCATCCTGCAAAAAggataatccacaatttttctcTGACTTCCAATTGGATAAAGAAGGCAAGATTTTAAGCATATTTTGGTCACATGCAAGCCAGCAAGGGGATTACATTGATTTTGGTGATGCGGTTACATTTGACACAACACATAAGACTAATCTGTATGAAAAACCACTAGGTATGTTTGTTGGTTCAAATCACCACCTACATTGCACTATATTTGCTTTCGCATTGTTGGGGGATGAAACTGTTGATACATTTGAATGGGTATTCAACGccttcaaaacatgcatgggaaccgaaggtccacgagtgatgctgacaggtacGACTGATAATAATGAATTAAATGTATATACATCAACTATGGCTTAA